GAACGACGTGGGGTTGACGATGAGCCCGACGCGCCGGTCACCGAGGACGCGTCGCGGGTCTTCGAGCAGAATCTCGTTTCCGAGACGCACCCGCAAGTTTCCGATACGCCCGCGCATCGTCAGCGCACCAGTTTACTGGGCGGGACGATCTCGATGCCCGCGCGCAGGAATTCCGGCAGGCGTTCGGCGAGGGCCTTGTAGGTGTTGTCGTTCGGGTGGCCGATTGCAATGGCGCGTTCGTGCTTCTTGGCGAAGTCGAGCAGGACGTCGAGCTGCTGGTGCACCGCTTGCAGATCGGGGTCGTGATCGAGAAAGACGTTGCGCGCTCCCGTGCGAAGCCCCATGCGTTTCGCGACTTCATAGGCGCGGGAACTGCCCGCCGTGCGCGAATCCACGAAGTACAGGTTTCGGCTCTTCACGAGTTCGAGCACGATGCCCATCTTCGATTCGTCGGAGGTGAAGCGACTGCCCATGTGGTTGTTGACGCCGGAGATGCCGGGAATGTCGTCGAGGTTCGCGGCCGCGACCTGCCGGATCTCGTCGTCGGCCATGCGCACGAACAGGCCGCCCTGTCCCGGCAGAACGCGCGGGTCCTTGGGCTCCATCGGGATGTGGAGCATCACCTCGCGTCCCTTCTGGCGCGCTCGCGACGCGAAATTCCGCCCGCTGGGAGAATGAGGCAGGACCGAGAACGTCAGGCCGAAGTCGAGTTCGAGCAGCTTCTTCTCGACGACGTCACGGTATCCGATATCGTCGATGATGATCGCGATCTGGTGCCGCGCCGCCGCGCCGGGAACAGGGGCGGGCGCGGCCTCGGCGAGCGTAAAGACCGCTTCGCTCTCTTTTTCCGCCTCGACCGCGGTGCGTGTCAGGAAGACGCCGTGCGTGTTGAGTCCTTCGATGTCGATGTTGAGGCGCAGCGACTTGGCGTCGATCTGAAGCGCCTCGGTGTGGACCGTGGGTCCGAGCGCCGCGAGCTTTTCGGCGAACTTGCGCTTGGCGAGTTCGAAATCGAATTCGTTCGAGACGCGAAGATCCCAAAACGTGTATTCCCACTTCCGGTCGCCGGCCGTTCGCGTGGCGGCGAAGTTGGAAATGAAATTTTTCTCATTGAGCTGCATGCCGAAGAACGCGGAATACGCCGCGGCCGTCGCCTTGGAGACGAGCACCTCGAACCCCGCCTCGGTCGCGACGACCTTTTCCGCCTGGGGTTCGAGCCGGTCGGCGAG
Above is a window of Deltaproteobacteria bacterium DNA encoding:
- a CDS encoding divergent polysaccharide deacetylase family protein; the encoded protein is MTKRKRLTFWDQLGLRLAAMPAGQRIGLAFIAFFVFAGASLVAVNIAGHSLADRLEPQAEKVVATEAGFEVLVSKATAAAYSAFFGMQLNEKNFISNFAATRTAGDRKWEYTFWDLRVSNEFDFELAKRKFAEKLAALGPTVHTEALQIDAKSLRLNIDIEGLNTHGVFLTRTAVEAEKESEAVFTLAEAAPAPVPGAAARHQIAIIIDDIGYRDVVEKKLLELDFGLTFSVLPHSPSGRNFASRARQKGREVMLHIPMEPKDPRVLPGQGGLFVRMADDEIRQVAAANLDDIPGISGVNNHMGSRFTSDESKMGIVLELVKSRNLYFVDSRTAGSSRAYEVAKRMGLRTGARNVFLDHDPDLQAVHQQLDVLLDFAKKHERAIAIGHPNDNTYKALAERLPEFLRAGIEIVPPSKLVR